In Halorubrum sp. PV6, a single window of DNA contains:
- the phnD gene encoding phosphate/phosphite/phosphonate ABC transporter substrate-binding protein: MVDNTDGRQESNSRRKFLIAGGAAALTGLAGCSGGSNSGGDGSDGSDGSDGTGSSTSGSDGSSGESGDPMLAENSEFDPAEPTWEGNNYLSSALVDAGYQRGSTTDLENMRNREVEEVPHGQPVQETPSDESELLDPDTLVFTESPSEDVQGRFEEDFEVVFDRIEEETGKPVEFSKVDSYAASVEAMRSERAHIANFSTGTTAFAVNLGGAVPFAVGLTPEEEFGYRLFATTRADADDIQSVDDFAREEVKVGHSEPASNSGHQAPSALFDQYFDVTAEEDYKVNFSGGHGNTTRGIAAGDYDAGPICSTCMVDTVEAQSDLSFDDFKVVWASAPFPSGPVAYRYNLKPEIQEGIERAYLESDFSGTAYEKRTGYNKFVPIDYKTVWKDIMIIQRYNGVEYERSALGS; encoded by the coding sequence ATGGTGGACAACACCGACGGACGGCAGGAATCGAACTCGCGACGGAAGTTCCTCATCGCCGGCGGCGCGGCCGCCCTCACCGGGCTCGCCGGCTGTTCCGGCGGGTCGAACTCGGGGGGCGACGGGTCGGACGGCTCCGACGGGAGCGACGGCACCGGTTCGAGCACCAGCGGGAGCGACGGCAGCAGCGGCGAGTCCGGCGACCCGATGTTAGCCGAAAACAGCGAGTTCGACCCCGCGGAACCGACGTGGGAGGGGAACAACTACCTGTCGTCGGCGCTGGTCGACGCTGGCTACCAGCGCGGGTCGACGACCGACCTGGAGAATATGCGGAACCGGGAGGTCGAGGAGGTCCCCCACGGTCAGCCGGTCCAGGAGACCCCCAGCGACGAGAGCGAGCTGTTGGATCCCGACACGCTGGTGTTCACCGAGAGCCCGAGCGAGGACGTCCAAGGGCGGTTCGAAGAGGACTTCGAGGTGGTCTTCGACCGGATCGAGGAGGAGACCGGAAAGCCGGTCGAGTTCAGTAAGGTCGACAGTTACGCGGCGTCCGTCGAGGCGATGCGCTCGGAGCGCGCCCACATCGCGAACTTCTCGACCGGGACGACCGCGTTCGCGGTCAACCTCGGCGGCGCGGTGCCGTTCGCGGTCGGGCTTACCCCGGAAGAAGAGTTCGGATACCGGCTGTTCGCGACCACCCGCGCCGACGCGGACGACATCCAGAGCGTCGACGACTTCGCCCGCGAGGAGGTGAAGGTCGGCCACTCCGAGCCCGCCTCGAACTCCGGGCACCAAGCCCCCTCGGCGCTCTTCGACCAGTACTTCGACGTGACGGCCGAAGAGGACTACAAGGTCAACTTCTCGGGCGGTCACGGCAACACCACCCGCGGCATCGCGGCCGGCGACTACGACGCCGGGCCAATCTGTTCGACGTGTATGGTCGACACGGTTGAGGCCCAGAGCGACCTCAGCTTCGACGACTTCAAAGTGGTGTGGGCGTCGGCGCCGTTCCCGAGCGGCCCCGTCGCGTACCGCTACAACCTCAAGCCGGAGATTCAAGAGGGGATCGAGCGAGCGTATCTCGAATCCGACTTCTCGGGGACGGCCTACGAGAAGCGGACGGGGTACAACAAGTTCGTCCCGATCGACTACAAGACGGTCTGGAAGGACATCATGATCATCCAGCGGTACAACGGCGTCGAGTACGAACGGAGCGCGCTCGGATCGTAA
- a CDS encoding phytoene/squalene synthase family protein, which translates to MVEKTQVARGKRIQRQTGKTFHVATRLLPERIRHPTYVLYGFFRIADEVVDAEDTAPPDEQRAELDRLRRAALGETTTDDPVLEAFAAVCEEHGIPDEDVNAFVDAMASDIDTDRYETYDELETYMDGSAAAVGRMMTAIMELDDEAEAKALPHATKLGEAFQMTNFIRDVREDVVERDRVYLPLETLRRHGVSERQILELEFDDDVAAAIREELTRTEKLYEEGVAGIKYLPEGCQLAVLLSAVLYADHHRLVRDLGFDTVSTTPELSFLRKMSLLVRTRWKWQWNQDPEAVFHEMCGDFGGTHDPREHGPHGPGAAQSD; encoded by the coding sequence ATGGTAGAGAAGACGCAGGTTGCCAGAGGAAAGCGGATCCAGCGCCAGACGGGGAAGACGTTCCACGTTGCGACCCGACTGCTCCCGGAGCGGATCCGGCACCCGACGTACGTGCTGTACGGGTTCTTCCGGATCGCGGACGAGGTCGTCGACGCCGAAGACACCGCGCCGCCGGACGAGCAGCGCGCGGAACTCGACCGGCTCCGACGGGCCGCGCTCGGCGAGACGACGACCGACGACCCGGTGTTGGAGGCGTTCGCCGCGGTCTGCGAGGAACACGGCATCCCCGACGAGGACGTGAACGCGTTCGTCGACGCGATGGCGTCCGACATCGACACCGACCGGTACGAGACGTACGACGAGTTGGAGACGTACATGGACGGCTCCGCGGCCGCCGTCGGTCGGATGATGACGGCGATCATGGAGCTCGACGACGAGGCCGAGGCGAAGGCGCTCCCCCACGCGACGAAACTCGGCGAGGCGTTCCAGATGACGAACTTCATCCGAGACGTCCGCGAGGACGTGGTCGAGCGCGATCGGGTGTACCTCCCGCTCGAGACGCTCCGGCGGCACGGCGTGAGCGAGCGCCAGATCCTGGAGCTGGAGTTCGACGACGACGTGGCGGCCGCGATACGCGAGGAGCTGACCCGGACCGAGAAGCTGTACGAGGAGGGCGTCGCCGGGATCAAGTACCTCCCGGAGGGCTGCCAACTCGCCGTGTTGCTCTCGGCGGTGCTGTACGCGGACCACCACCGACTGGTCCGAGACCTGGGGTTCGACACGGTGTCGACGACGCCGGAGCTCTCCTTCCTCCGGAAGATGTCGCTGCTCGTCCGGACCCGCTGGAAGTGGCAGTGGAACCAGGATCCGGAAGCCGTGTTCCACGAGATGTGCGGCGACTTCGGGGGAACCCACGACCCGCGTGAACACGGGCCACACGGGCCGGGAGCCGCCCAGTCGGACTGA
- the hisD gene encoding histidinol dehydrogenase: MDVRTVADLSPAERRAFFDRDAGVGAVRDDVSEIVGRVREEGDVALREFSEEFDGVTVGNIDVTDDAERAHADLDDADDPVFDAIREAAANIRAFHERQRPDDWRETFGDRELGRRFRPLDRAGAYVPGGSAAYPSSALMGVIPATVAGVGHVSVATPPAEDLNPVTLAAIHEAGADAVYQVGGAQAIAALAYGTETVTNAQKVVGPGNKWVTAAKAVVQGDVEIDFLAGPSEVLVLADETADPDLVAADLVAQAEHDPNASVVAVTDDETLADAVSEAVEAQAAGREREETIRAALDNDASGVLHARSMPEAVLFAEEYAAEHLSIVAADGEALLSRITNAGSVFLGPYSPVAAGDYATGTNHVLPTNGGAKRYGGLSVDTFLRSSTVQRLDRDALDDLSETVTTLAEAEGLEAHAESVRRRFE; the protein is encoded by the coding sequence ATGGACGTACGAACCGTCGCCGACCTCTCCCCGGCCGAGCGCCGCGCGTTCTTCGACCGCGACGCGGGCGTGGGAGCGGTCCGCGACGACGTGAGCGAAATCGTCGGCCGGGTACGCGAAGAGGGAGACGTGGCGCTGCGAGAGTTCTCCGAGGAGTTCGACGGCGTCACGGTCGGCAACATCGACGTTACGGACGACGCGGAGCGCGCACACGCCGATCTCGACGACGCGGACGACCCGGTGTTCGACGCGATCCGCGAGGCGGCCGCGAACATCCGAGCCTTCCACGAGCGGCAGCGCCCCGACGACTGGCGAGAGACGTTCGGCGACCGCGAACTCGGGCGCCGGTTCCGCCCGCTCGACCGGGCCGGCGCGTACGTGCCCGGCGGCTCGGCGGCGTACCCCTCCAGCGCGCTGATGGGCGTGATCCCCGCGACCGTGGCGGGCGTCGGCCACGTCTCGGTCGCGACGCCGCCGGCCGAGGACCTGAACCCGGTCACGCTCGCGGCGATCCACGAGGCCGGCGCCGACGCCGTGTATCAGGTCGGGGGCGCACAGGCGATCGCCGCGCTCGCGTACGGGACGGAGACCGTGACGAACGCCCAGAAGGTGGTCGGCCCCGGCAACAAGTGGGTCACCGCCGCGAAGGCGGTCGTGCAGGGCGACGTGGAGATCGACTTCCTCGCCGGCCCAAGCGAAGTGCTCGTCCTCGCCGACGAGACGGCGGACCCCGACCTCGTCGCGGCCGACCTCGTCGCGCAGGCGGAACACGACCCGAACGCCTCCGTGGTCGCCGTCACGGACGACGAGACCCTTGCCGACGCAGTTTCGGAGGCCGTCGAGGCGCAGGCCGCCGGACGCGAGCGCGAGGAGACGATCCGGGCCGCCCTCGACAACGACGCCTCGGGGGTCCTCCACGCCAGATCGATGCCGGAGGCCGTGTTATTCGCCGAGGAGTACGCGGCCGAACACCTCTCTATCGTCGCCGCCGACGGCGAGGCGCTCTTGAGTCGGATCACGAACGCCGGCTCGGTGTTCCTCGGCCCGTACTCGCCGGTCGCCGCCGGCGACTACGCGACCGGGACGAACCACGTGTTGCCGACCAACGGCGGCGCGAAACGCTACGGCGGGCTCTCCGTCGACACCTTCCTCCGGTCGTCGACGGTCCAGCGGCTTGACCGCGACGCGCTCGACGACCTCTCGGAGACCGTCACGACCCTCGCCGAGGCCGAGGGGTTAGAGGCCCACGCCGAGAGCGTCAGGCGGCGGTTCGAGTAG
- a CDS encoding HVO_2523 family zinc finger protein translates to MSDAEGASAGDVGGRPCPLCETPMYHRHCKYVCPEHGVVYDCSDTFY, encoded by the coding sequence ATGAGCGACGCCGAGGGCGCGTCCGCCGGCGATGTCGGCGGGCGGCCCTGCCCACTGTGCGAGACGCCGATGTATCACCGCCACTGTAAGTACGTGTGCCCCGAACACGGCGTCGTGTACGACTGCAGTGACACGTTTTACTGA